The proteins below come from a single Chelmon rostratus isolate fCheRos1 chromosome 12, fCheRos1.pri, whole genome shotgun sequence genomic window:
- the pex5lb gene encoding PEX5-related protein, which produces MYQVQGTGERVVAMVLKELPGKKASSEGNPLLTVTTKLVREQQESRPLLSPSIDDFLSESRSDAPSARPLTSNTAVLSTALDLVDLSEPGESSGSSSGGSSGSSSQKDQKRSPLRRMGSSRSTRSSRSPRRQTRHEETELIQVEVEHLPASPRTPERISLDSVSLSSPLDKWDEVNLDVEDGGRRRYEKRCTSHHSSSELLWCAEFKTDPLTKTSFDIHSFDDLDFISSTQDCGVSRQRRRTRSLLARKESLEDEFVRAKAAVESDTEFWDKMQAEWEELARRNWLEESEDQGPIPTTVSPAEKGYYFNTNNPYRDWPNAFAEGQEKARDGDLNTAVLLLEAAILQDPQDSEAWQVLGMTQAENENEQAAIVSLQRCLELRPNNLPALMALAVSFTNSSMQLEACDALCRWICHNPRYKHLVLDCRSPLQGSPATPRRGPHTAARCELQDVLLLFQDAALLNVDCVDPDLQTGLGVLFNLSSDFNKAVEAFTAALSVRPQDYLLWNRLGATLANGDRSEEAVEAYTRALELQPGFIRSRYNLGISCINLGAHREAVSNFLTALNQQRRSQRCSHQQMSANIWAALRIAISMMDRPELFQAANVRDLDLLMRAFDVGDV; this is translated from the exons ATGTACCAGGTCCAG GGGACAGGGGAAAGGGTCGTTGCCATGGTGCTGAAGGAGCTTCCTGGTAAAAAGGCATCCTCAGAAGGAAACCCCCTCCTCACCGTGACAACCAAG CTGGTCCGGGAGCAGCAGGAGAGTCGCCCCCTGCTGAGTCCCTCCATCGACGACTTCCTGTCTGAGAGCCGGAGCGACGCCCCCTCCGCCCGGCCCCTCACCTCCAACACAGCAG TTCTGTCCACAGCTCTGGATCTGGTGGACCTCAGTGAGCCGGGGGAGAGCAGCGGGAGCAGTAGTGGTGGTAGTagtggcagcagcagtcagaaGGACCAGAAGAGGAGCCCCCTGAGGAGGATGGGCAGCTCGAGGAGCACGAGGAGCTCGAGGAGCCCTCGGCGCCAGACGAGACATGAGGAGACGGAGCTGATCCAGGTTGAGGTGGAACACCTGCCTGCCAGTCCCAGAACACCTGAGAGGATCTCGCTGGACTCAG TCAGTCTGTCGTCTCCTCTGGACAAATGGGACGAGGTGAACCTGGACGTGGAGGACGGAGGACGCAGGAGATACGAGAAGAGGTGCACCTCCCACCACTCCTCCAGTGAACTGCTGTG GTGTGCAGAGTTTAAAACTGATCCTCTAACGAAGACCTCCTTTGACATCCACAGCTTCGATGATCTCGACTTCATCTCTTCAACACAG gacTGTGGGGTGTCCAGACAGCGCAGACGGACTCGTTCCCTATTGGCTAGGAAGGAGTCTCTGGAGGACGAGTTTGTCAGAGCGAAGGCTGCTGTAGag tcGGACACAGAGTTCTGGGACAAGATGCAGGCCGAGTGGGAGGAACTTGCTCGGAGGAACTGGCTGGAGGAGTCCGAAGATCAAGGTCCGATCCCAACCACCGTCTCACCTGCTGAGAAG GGTTACTACTTCAACACCAACAACCCGTACAGAGACTGGCCCAACGCCTTCGCCGAGGGTCAGGAGAAAGCTCGAGACGGAGACCTGAACACCgccgtcctgctgctggaggctgcCATCTTACAGGACCCGCAGGACTCTGAG gccTGGCAGGTTTTAGGGATGACTCAGGCTGAGAACGAGAACGAACAGGCCGCCATCGTGTCGCTTCAGAG gtgtctgGAGCTCCGCCCCAACAACCTGCCGGCTCTCATGGCACTCGCTGTCAGCTTCACcaacagcagcatgcagctggAGGCCTGCGACGCTCTATGCCGCTGGATCTGCCACAATCCTCGATACAAACACCTGGTACTGGACTGCAGGAGCCCGCTACAGGGCTCCCCGGCCACGCCTCGCAGGGGCCCGCACACGGCGGCCAG GTGTGAGCTACAGGATGTGCTGCTTCTCTTCCAGGATGCGGCTCTGTTGAATGTGGACTGTGTAGATCCAGACCTGCAGACCGGACTGGGAGTCCTCTTCAATCTCAGCTCTGACTTTAACAAGGCTGTAGAGGCTTTTACTGCAGCGCTGTCTGTCAGaccacag GACTACCTGCTGTGGAACCGTCTGGGTGCGACGTTGGCGAACGGAGACCGCAGCGAGGAGGCGGTGGAGGCGTACACCAGAGCTCTGGAGCTGCAGCCCGGATTCATCCGGTCCAGATACAACCTGGGGATCAGCTGCATCAACCTGGGAGCTCACAG GGAGGCTGTCAGTAACTTCCTGACGGCTCTGAACCAGCAGAGGCGGAGTCAGCGCTGCAGCCACCAGCAGATGTCAGCTAACATCTGGGCCGCCCTGCGAATCGCCATCTCCATGATGGACCGACCCGAGCTCTTCCAGGCCGCCAACGTCAGGGACCTGGACCTGCTGATGAGGGCCTTCGATGTGGGCGATGTCTGA